A single region of the Neisseria zoodegmatis genome encodes:
- the waaA gene encoding lipid IV(A) 3-deoxy-D-manno-octulosonic acid transferase yields the protein MNIRWFYNQLWKVAPYFIRHYLRKRGEKAPAYLEHWSERFGGAMVNPVQQPVWVHAVSVGETRAAQPLIRELRKHFPDAPLLITQMTPTGRATAEALYPDAQCRYLPYDKPEYVAQFLREHRPRFGILMETEIWPNLMHGCAEAGVPLFLANARLSEKSQNGYLKVRTLVEPAMQTLRGCYAQTAADAERLHLIGASNVHVCGNTKYDITPTDAMHEKAAFFRQLIGTRPVVVCASTREYKGTDEAELLLSAWRAYHGDALLVLVPRHPERFQTAYDTAVSLGFKTKKRSDESEIAPDTQVWIGDSMGEMLAYYLVADVAFVGGSLVDTGCQNIIEPVACGIPTLFGPSTYNFAAACKGAVEVGAAKQIFSAQEWQYTASKWLSEPSLRLPYTQAAEAFVAQNRGASSRIVERMVEAV from the coding sequence ATGAATATACGTTGGTTTTATAATCAGCTTTGGAAAGTTGCCCCGTATTTTATCCGCCATTACCTGCGCAAACGCGGCGAGAAAGCGCCTGCTTATCTTGAGCATTGGAGCGAGCGTTTCGGCGGAGCGATGGTGAATCCCGTGCAGCAGCCGGTGTGGGTGCATGCGGTATCGGTGGGCGAAACCCGCGCCGCCCAGCCTCTGATTCGGGAGTTGCGCAAACATTTCCCCGATGCGCCCCTGCTGATTACGCAGATGACGCCGACCGGCCGGGCAACGGCGGAAGCGCTGTATCCCGACGCGCAATGCCGCTACCTGCCTTACGACAAGCCGGAATATGTGGCGCAGTTTTTACGCGAACACCGCCCGCGTTTCGGGATTTTGATGGAAACGGAAATTTGGCCGAATCTGATGCACGGTTGCGCCGAAGCGGGTGTGCCGCTGTTTTTGGCCAATGCGCGCTTGTCGGAAAAATCGCAAAACGGTTATTTGAAAGTCCGCACATTGGTCGAGCCTGCCATGCAGACCCTGCGCGGCTGTTATGCCCAAACGGCAGCCGATGCCGAGCGTCTGCATCTGATCGGCGCATCAAACGTGCATGTGTGCGGCAATACCAAATACGACATCACGCCCACCGATGCGATGCACGAAAAAGCGGCTTTTTTCCGCCAACTAATTGGCACGCGCCCCGTGGTGGTGTGCGCCAGCACGCGTGAATACAAGGGCACGGACGAGGCCGAGCTGCTGCTTTCCGCTTGGCGTGCTTACCACGGCGATGCTTTGCTGGTGTTGGTGCCGCGCCATCCCGAGCGTTTTCAGACGGCCTACGACACAGCGGTAAGCTTAGGTTTTAAAACGAAAAAACGCAGCGATGAAAGCGAAATCGCACCGGATACGCAGGTATGGATTGGCGACAGCATGGGCGAAATGCTCGCGTATTATCTGGTGGCGGATGTGGCTTTTGTCGGCGGCAGTTTGGTGGATACGGGCTGCCAGAATATTATCGAACCCGTCGCCTGCGGCATTCCCACCCTGTTTGGCCCTTCCACCTACAATTTTGCCGCCGCGTGTAAAGGCGCGGTGGAAGTGGGCGCGGCCAAGCAGATATTCAGCGCGCAGGAATGGCAATACACCGCGTCGAAATGGCTGTCGGAGCCGTCGTTGCGTTTGCCTTATACACAGGCTGCAGAGGCGTTTGTGGCGCAAAACCGAGGTGCCAGCAGTAGAATTGTGGAGCGTATGGTAGAGGCCGTCTGA
- a CDS encoding glycine zipper 2TM domain-containing protein has translation MKSTIVKMIALVAVAGSLTACESMSRTQRNTATGAVIGGVAGNLIGGDTGSTLGGAALGGVIGSQIDR, from the coding sequence ATGAAATCAACTATCGTAAAAATGATTGCTTTGGTTGCCGTTGCCGGTTCGCTGACCGCTTGTGAAAGCATGTCGCGCACGCAACGCAACACCGCTACCGGTGCCGTAATCGGCGGCGTAGCCGGCAACCTGATCGGCGGCGACACCGGCTCTACTTTGGGCGGTGCGGCGTTGGGTGGTGTAATCGGCAGCCAAATCGACCGATAA
- a CDS encoding factor H binding protein domain-containing protein: MKTFNTLVLAGAASLSLSACGAIKDAIDSIHISERNGHYHAIVTPDLSSTNTQKVTLKLNGKEYRAGNEIDIVTLPQNTVTNQKFEKTGEVVKDGRSVQFKEAGTARIYKNNYSVVLATHVESVTGAETGTKAGSTKVLAVQGIAADLDKVKAQKGKFDYDGLAFTGQGEQGRLSYTVDFDRDVGSGYIKGIKSTGTIQLNSSSISSFKPDNSFNAKAGIKGVAVAEKDKVVGSYQLGFFGKKGNETDEIAGKANFMIDGKEADVGFGGRKQPSLVK, from the coding sequence ATGAAAACGTTTAATACTTTGGTTTTGGCCGGTGCTGCGTCTTTATCCCTTTCTGCTTGCGGTGCGATTAAGGATGCGATTGATTCTATTCATATATCTGAAAGAAACGGCCATTATCACGCGATTGTTACGCCTGATTTGAGCAGCACCAATACGCAAAAAGTTACTTTGAAACTGAATGGCAAGGAATACCGTGCGGGCAATGAGATTGATATTGTGACTTTGCCTCAAAATACGGTAACCAACCAGAAGTTTGAAAAAACAGGCGAGGTGGTGAAAGACGGACGTTCGGTTCAGTTTAAAGAAGCAGGCACGGCGCGGATTTATAAAAACAATTATTCGGTGGTTTTGGCTACCCATGTGGAAAGTGTAACAGGCGCTGAAACTGGCACTAAGGCGGGTTCGACCAAGGTATTGGCCGTGCAGGGTATTGCTGCTGATCTTGATAAAGTTAAAGCGCAAAAAGGGAAATTTGATTACGACGGCTTAGCGTTTACCGGACAGGGTGAGCAAGGCCGGTTGAGCTACACAGTTGATTTCGACCGTGATGTTGGGTCGGGCTATATTAAAGGCATCAAAAGCACCGGCACCATTCAGCTTAACAGTAGCAGCATAAGCTCATTTAAGCCTGATAATAGTTTTAATGCCAAAGCAGGTATTAAAGGGGTGGCCGTGGCTGAAAAAGACAAGGTTGTCGGTTCTTATCAATTAGGTTTTTTTGGTAAGAAGGGTAATGAAACTGATGAAATTGCCGGTAAGGCAAACTTCATGATTGACGGTAAAGAAGCTGATGTCGGCTTCGGCGGTAGAAAACAACCCAGCTTAGTAAAATAA
- the gltX gene encoding glutamate--tRNA ligase, with protein MTVRTRFAPSPTGYLHIGGVRTALFSWAFARKHKGEFLLRIEDTDLERSTAESVNIILDGMNWVGLHYDNADNVVYQTRRFDRYKEVIAELLEKGHAYHCYCSKEELEAMREKAEKEGTATYDRRWRPEAGKTLPPVPEGVEPVVRFKTPIDGTTTWNDLVKGEISIPNEALDDLIIARADGTPTYNFCVVVDDYDMGVTHVIRGDDHVNNTPKQINILKAMGATLPEYAHLPMILNEQGKKISKRSGDTVAITDFGAMGILPEAMLNYLARLGWAHGDDEFFTMKQFVEWFDLKDVSPSPSRMDLKKLYWINGEHIKITSNEELAELVKPRLTVRGVDVTDKPALEDVLALVKDRAQDLNTLADECIYFYQKGTPAEADVQKHWDEEAPARMLRFADKLEGLSDWNAEAIHDLFKPFCDAEGIKMGKLGMPLRLAVCGTAKTPSVDAVLALIGKEEVLKRIRS; from the coding sequence ATGACTGTCCGTACCCGTTTTGCCCCCAGCCCCACCGGTTATCTGCATATCGGCGGCGTGCGCACCGCCCTGTTTTCATGGGCGTTTGCCAGAAAACACAAAGGCGAATTTTTGTTGCGTATCGAAGACACCGATTTGGAGCGTTCTACCGCCGAATCGGTCAATATCATTCTCGACGGCATGAATTGGGTCGGCCTGCACTACGACAATGCCGACAATGTGGTTTATCAAACCCGCCGTTTCGACCGCTACAAAGAAGTGATCGCCGAGCTGCTCGAAAAAGGCCATGCTTACCATTGTTATTGCAGCAAAGAAGAGCTGGAAGCCATGCGCGAAAAAGCTGAAAAAGAAGGCACGGCCACCTACGACCGCCGCTGGCGGCCCGAAGCCGGCAAAACCCTGCCGCCCGTACCCGAAGGCGTTGAACCGGTGGTGCGTTTCAAAACCCCGATTGACGGCACAACCACATGGAACGATTTGGTCAAAGGCGAAATCAGCATTCCCAACGAAGCCTTGGACGATTTGATTATCGCCCGCGCCGACGGTACGCCCACCTATAATTTCTGCGTGGTGGTGGACGATTACGATATGGGCGTTACCCATGTGATCCGCGGCGACGACCATGTGAACAATACACCCAAGCAAATCAATATCTTAAAAGCAATGGGCGCCACCCTGCCCGAATACGCGCATCTGCCGATGATTTTGAACGAACAGGGTAAGAAAATCTCCAAACGCAGCGGCGACACCGTGGCGATTACCGATTTCGGCGCGATGGGCATCCTGCCTGAAGCCATGCTGAACTATCTCGCCCGTTTGGGTTGGGCGCATGGCGACGACGAATTCTTTACCATGAAGCAGTTTGTAGAATGGTTTGATTTGAAAGACGTTTCCCCTTCGCCCAGCCGCATGGATTTGAAAAAGCTCTACTGGATCAACGGCGAGCACATCAAAATCACGTCCAATGAAGAATTGGCAGAATTGGTTAAACCCCGCTTGACCGTGCGCGGTGTCGACGTTACCGACAAACCTGCTTTGGAAGACGTGTTGGCTTTGGTTAAAGACCGTGCCCAAGACTTGAACACGCTGGCCGACGAATGCATTTATTTCTACCAAAAAGGCACACCCGCCGAAGCCGACGTACAAAAACATTGGGACGAAGAAGCTCCTGCGCGCATGCTGCGCTTTGCCGACAAACTCGAAGGCTTGAGTGATTGGAATGCCGAAGCCATCCACGATTTGTTCAAACCTTTCTGCGACGCCGAAGGCATCAAAATGGGCAAACTCGGCATGCCGCTGCGTTTGGCCGTGTGTGGCACCGCCAAAACCCCGAGCGTGGATGCGGTGCTGGCCTTAATCGGTAAAGAAGAAGTGTTGAAACGGATTCGCAGCTAA
- a CDS encoding OmpA family protein yields MNNPFQTNATQENTNKQEEKLKDYLKKMEIWERRAEEEKKRAENALKAKMLDEAKKHAKSTSKFAYEVLRIADLAKKVISEQNTANTANTNPLEELKKKINICAQNAQKLAYEADKLISDEERYKITFDKLSTLLGFLFKLGLLIGGGGVFIYCFLDINYFPSPMSIENALAFIFIALGFGIAFIAIYVVVEILWKAVKIVMEILMASIKFLIMVKIFKKNNLNQKSNVNASLREIAISVLIGFILTIIIGLIGFISNIDIDFIFSLLVFIWSIVLGKIILIVFLMKGWELNYRKEDKIYILGILILVIYSIICAVFAITGFNFLRFPFNQLGIALQNVSMGLSEKDFNLIKNTAEEADIPVLFSCNESEKTIHGVDVLWHGLGDNSLIEIPSREQNKNIRLELKSSENKIITLSNQTSPKGCIHARLKNSFDKRKSEPSEKMTNELNDILTKVANNYAVKKLDVTGYADLSPYKGGNQQLSKQRADTVKSKIDEIKKGVQGIENLEVYSIGGGNYHADNKCINPKLSEKDLEDCRMVDRGISLRFHVEQKKPDQGNQQDAQSKQQNN; encoded by the coding sequence ATGAATAACCCATTCCAAACAAATGCAACTCAAGAAAATACCAACAAGCAGGAGGAGAAGTTAAAAGATTATTTAAAAAAAATGGAAATATGGGAACGGCGGGCAGAAGAAGAAAAGAAGAGGGCAGAAAATGCACTTAAAGCGAAAATGCTTGACGAAGCAAAAAAGCATGCCAAATCAACATCGAAATTTGCATACGAAGTTTTAAGGATTGCGGATTTAGCCAAAAAAGTGATAAGTGAGCAAAACACGGCAAATACGGCAAATACAAACCCATTAGAAGAACTAAAGAAAAAGATAAATATATGCGCACAAAATGCGCAGAAACTAGCGTATGAAGCAGATAAATTAATCTCAGATGAAGAGCGTTACAAAATAACATTTGATAAATTATCAACGCTTCTGGGATTTCTTTTCAAATTAGGATTATTGATTGGCGGAGGTGGTGTTTTTATTTATTGTTTTTTGGATATCAATTATTTTCCTTCGCCGATGAGTATTGAAAATGCATTGGCGTTTATTTTTATTGCATTAGGATTCGGTATAGCTTTTATAGCTATTTATGTTGTTGTTGAAATTTTGTGGAAGGCTGTAAAAATCGTAATGGAAATTTTAATGGCATCAATAAAGTTTTTAATAATGGTAAAAATATTCAAAAAAAATAATTTAAATCAAAAAAGTAATGTCAATGCCTCATTGCGGGAAATAGCTATATCAGTTTTGATTGGTTTTATATTAACAATTATTATTGGTTTGATAGGATTTATATCTAATATAGATATTGATTTTATCTTTTCTTTATTGGTGTTTATATGGTCTATTGTGCTTGGAAAGATAATTTTAATAGTATTTCTTATGAAGGGTTGGGAATTAAATTATAGAAAAGAAGACAAAATTTATATTTTAGGAATATTAATACTGGTAATATATTCAATCATTTGTGCAGTATTTGCTATAACAGGGTTTAATTTTCTGCGTTTCCCTTTCAATCAATTAGGCATTGCCCTTCAAAACGTATCCATGGGGCTTTCAGAAAAAGATTTTAATTTGATAAAAAACACAGCAGAAGAGGCGGATATACCTGTTTTATTTAGCTGTAACGAAAGTGAAAAAACGATTCATGGTGTTGATGTATTGTGGCACGGCTTGGGGGATAACTCTCTTATTGAGATACCTTCTAGAGAGCAGAATAAAAATATACGTTTAGAGCTTAAAAGTAGTGAAAATAAGATTATTACTTTAAGTAATCAAACATCTCCCAAAGGTTGTATACATGCCAGGCTAAAAAATTCTTTTGACAAAAGGAAGAGTGAACCGAGTGAGAAAATGACAAATGAGCTAAACGATATTCTTACAAAAGTGGCAAACAATTATGCTGTAAAAAAATTGGATGTTACGGGATATGCAGATTTGTCTCCATATAAAGGCGGGAATCAACAGCTCTCTAAACAACGTGCAGATACAGTAAAAAGTAAAATTGATGAAATAAAAAAAGGTGTTCAAGGAATTGAAAATTTAGAGGTATATTCTATTGGAGGCGGCAATTATCATGCAGATAATAAATGCATTAATCCCAAGCTATCGGAAAAAGATCTGGAAGATTGTCGCATGGTAGATAGAGGAATTTCCTTGCGTTTTCACGTTGAACAGAAAAAACCGGATCAGGGCAATCAACAAGATGCTCAATCCAAGCAACAGAACAACTAA
- a CDS encoding 5-formyltetrahydrofolate cyclo-ligase, with translation MFMFAVERPSEMPNRAAKSELRRQLRRARAALPEKERIAATRAANCFLKRFIRRGSRIGIYWPVGSEIRLDGLIQTALSRGAELYLPYIEPHSLRLWFTPYQADAAQAERKRGSARLHIPQFGGKKIRAHRLHVLCVPLVGIDRQGYRLGQGGGYYDVSLAALKGRTRPQTVGVGFACQLCDALPHEPHDIRLDAFVCEQGIIRF, from the coding sequence ATGTTTATGTTTGCTGTTGAGAGGCCGTCTGAAATGCCGAACCGCGCTGCAAAATCCGAGCTGCGCCGCCAGCTGCGCCGTGCCCGTGCCGCTTTGCCTGAAAAGGAACGTATTGCGGCCACGCGTGCGGCGAACTGTTTTTTAAAACGCTTTATCCGTCGCGGCAGCCGTATCGGTATTTATTGGCCGGTGGGCAGTGAAATACGTTTGGACGGCTTGATTCAGACGGCCTTATCACGCGGGGCGGAGCTTTATCTGCCTTATATCGAGCCGCATTCGCTGCGTTTGTGGTTTACGCCTTATCAGGCCGACGCGGCGCAGGCGGAGCGCAAACGGGGTAGCGCGCGGCTGCATATTCCGCAGTTTGGTGGCAAAAAAATCCGTGCGCACCGTTTGCATGTGCTGTGCGTGCCGTTGGTGGGTATAGACAGGCAGGGCTACCGTTTGGGGCAAGGCGGCGGCTATTATGATGTGTCGCTGGCGGCGTTGAAGGGGCGCACGCGGCCGCAGACGGTGGGCGTGGGCTTTGCCTGCCAGCTGTGCGATGCGTTGCCGCACGAGCCGCACGATATCCGGCTGGATGCGTTTGTGTGCGAACAAGGCATCATCCGCTTTTAA
- a CDS encoding CopD family copper resistance protein, producing the protein MNAYSVAHIIHLFCAIAFVGGVFFETLVLSVMHSKRVSREARREVEKAISHRAVRVMPWIVGGVFLSGLAMAHRYAAVFADPFGSSFNAQLSLKVLLAFSVLVHFLIAVTKMRRGTLTAGWSKYIHAAVLIHMILIVFLAKSMFYFSF; encoded by the coding sequence ATGAACGCTTATTCTGTTGCTCATATCATACATTTATTCTGTGCGATTGCTTTTGTAGGCGGGGTGTTTTTTGAAACGCTGGTGCTTTCGGTGATGCACAGCAAACGTGTATCGCGCGAGGCAAGGCGCGAAGTGGAGAAGGCTATTTCCCACCGCGCCGTGCGCGTGATGCCGTGGATTGTCGGCGGCGTGTTTCTTTCAGGGTTGGCGATGGCGCACCGCTACGCCGCTGTGTTTGCCGATCCGTTTGGCTCATCTTTCAATGCACAGCTGAGCTTGAAAGTGCTGTTGGCATTCAGTGTGTTGGTGCATTTCTTGATTGCCGTTACCAAAATGCGCCGCGGTACGCTTACGGCGGGCTGGTCGAAATACATACACGCCGCCGTGTTGATACACATGATTTTGATTGTGTTTTTGGCGAAGAGTATGTTTTATTTCAGTTTCTAA